From the genome of SAR324 cluster bacterium:
CTGAGCCTTGTTGGCGATACTTTGTTGGGCTGCTGGAATGAACTTGGCGTAGCGGCGGGTCATCGGTGAGCCTGGGGCATGTCCCAACTGATGGGCGACTTCAGCTAAGGTTGCACCATTTGATAACATCATTGAAGCAACTGTATCTCGCAGGCAGTAATTCGGTCGAAACTCTTTTGGGATACCTGCCTCATTTCTTAGTTTGCTGAAACGCTTCTTCAGACTATCTAATCTGCATAACCCACCATCGCTTGCTGGGAATACGTATAAACTTCGTCGCAATATCTCAGGGCTCTGATCTAGTAGTTCCCTTTGCTGCAACAGC
Proteins encoded in this window:
- a CDS encoding tyrosine-type recombinase/integrase, with translation LLQQRELLDQSPEILRRSLYVFPASDGGLCRLDSLKKRFSKLRNEAGIPKEFRPNYCLRDTVASMMLSNGATLAEVAHQLGHAPGSPMTRRYAKFIPAAQQSIANKAQEAMSLLLELKSNPIAKSG